In Pseudomonas poae, a single genomic region encodes these proteins:
- a CDS encoding precorrin-6A synthase (deacetylating) produces the protein MKRILIIGIGAGNPDYITMQAVKALNRTDVFFLMDKGQSKDKLIDLRREICETYITEPGYRFVEADCPERVRGDIDYTTAVQDLNRDKQHTFERMINEEMADGEVGAFLAWGDPALYDSTIRILQAILASGRCTFEFEVIPGITSVQALAAQHKVPLNRIGRSIEITTGRRLAAGQASDADTLVVMLDAEDSYRTVADQDLDIYWGAYLGTPDEILISGKVSEVAEEIERVRKAARVANGWIMDTYLLRKP, from the coding sequence ATGAAACGCATCCTGATCATCGGCATTGGCGCCGGCAACCCTGACTACATCACGATGCAGGCCGTGAAGGCGCTGAACCGCACTGACGTGTTTTTCCTGATGGACAAGGGCCAGAGCAAAGACAAGCTCATCGACCTGCGTCGCGAGATCTGCGAGACCTACATCACCGAGCCCGGCTACCGCTTCGTCGAGGCCGATTGCCCCGAGCGCGTGCGCGGCGATATCGACTACACCACCGCCGTTCAGGACCTGAACCGCGACAAGCAACACACGTTCGAGCGCATGATCAACGAGGAAATGGCCGACGGTGAAGTGGGCGCGTTCCTGGCCTGGGGCGATCCTGCGCTGTACGACAGCACCATTCGTATCCTGCAGGCGATTCTGGCCAGCGGTCGTTGCACCTTTGAATTCGAAGTGATCCCCGGCATCACCAGCGTGCAGGCCCTGGCGGCCCAGCACAAAGTGCCGCTGAACCGCATCGGCCGCTCCATCGAGATCACCACCGGTCGCCGTCTGGCGGCGGGGCAGGCAAGTGATGCCGACACGTTGGTGGTGATGCTCGATGCGGAAGACTCCTACCGCACCGTCGCCGATCAGGACCTGGACATTTACTGGGGCGCTTACCTGGGCACGCCAGACGAAATCCTGATCAGCGGAAAAGTCAGTGAAGTGGCCGAAGAAATCGAGCGAGTGCGCAAGGCCGCACGCGTGGCCAACGGCTGGATCATGGACACTTATCTGCTGCGCAAACCCTGA
- a CDS encoding histidine phosphatase family protein, producing the protein MQTTRLTLICHAVTPLQKKGYFPDDEAVAMDWQGAALSLAGRYKENRRLLCGPEARTRQTASLFGGDAVIDDGLRDADFGRWKGQDIGQLNSDELGAWLSDSTRAPHGGESVDQVCARIGDWMKFLESQPGHVVAVSHPFVIRAAMLYVLQFPVSMFYRIDVEPLSAIELRFNNVWRLRLDTHMAKSTPRNESNP; encoded by the coding sequence ATGCAAACCACCCGTCTGACCTTGATTTGCCATGCCGTTACGCCCTTGCAGAAAAAGGGGTATTTCCCCGATGACGAGGCGGTGGCAATGGATTGGCAGGGTGCGGCGCTGTCTCTGGCTGGCCGCTACAAGGAAAACCGACGCCTGTTGTGCGGCCCAGAAGCGCGTACGCGGCAGACGGCGAGCTTGTTCGGCGGTGATGCGGTCATTGATGACGGGCTGCGCGATGCTGATTTTGGGCGATGGAAGGGCCAGGATATCGGCCAGTTGAACAGCGACGAATTGGGCGCTTGGCTAAGCGACAGCACCCGCGCGCCCCACGGTGGCGAGTCGGTGGACCAGGTCTGCGCGCGGATTGGAGATTGGATGAAATTCCTCGAATCCCAACCTGGCCATGTCGTGGCCGTTAGTCACCCCTTTGTGATTCGCGCGGCGATGCTCTACGTCTTGCAGTTCCCGGTGTCGATGTTCTACCGCATCGATGTCGAACCGTTGTCCGCCATCGAGTTGCGCTTCAACAACGTATGGCGCTTGCGTCTGGACACTCACATGGCAAAATCCACGCCCCGCAATGAGAGCAACCCATGA
- a CDS encoding DUF4865 family protein has translation MFAKQYSHRLPADYDMNVIRRRAAQLGPLWDHAEGFLFKAFIAQEHGGNVYSSVYLWADPLQAADFLLGERFQKVLDSFGRPHIESWLPLDVQRGPAQSALSVYREEWPLEPGADRAGILAEEKQRNQQVADNRDTFAVFLALDVQAWRLVRFTLSAKALDVEHPGTGYQVFYLARPGI, from the coding sequence ATGTTCGCCAAACAGTATTCACACCGCTTGCCAGCCGACTACGACATGAACGTGATCCGCCGCCGTGCCGCGCAATTGGGGCCGTTGTGGGATCACGCCGAAGGGTTTCTGTTCAAGGCGTTTATCGCCCAGGAGCACGGGGGCAACGTGTATTCGTCGGTATACCTGTGGGCCGACCCGCTGCAGGCCGCCGATTTTTTGCTAGGGGAGCGCTTCCAGAAAGTGCTCGACAGCTTTGGTCGCCCGCACATCGAGAGTTGGCTGCCGTTGGACGTGCAGCGCGGGCCGGCGCAGAGTGCGTTGAGTGTGTATCGGGAAGAATGGCCACTTGAGCCAGGGGCGGATCGGGCCGGGATATTGGCCGAGGAGAAACAACGCAATCAGCAGGTGGCGGATAACCGCGATACGTTCGCGGTCTTCCTGGCGCTGGATGTGCAAGCCTGGCGCCTGGTGCGGTTTACCTTGTCGGCGAAGGCGCTGGACGTTGAGCATCCCGGAACGGGCTATCAGGTGTTCTACCTGGCCCGTCCCGGAATCTAG